From the Synechococcus sp. HK01-R genome, one window contains:
- a CDS encoding serine protease inhibitor: MTGSCLTLVPTSSIIAPRRRALRLSLSTTSAALVAAACISGAFLLAPEQPEQQASICQRHNSAIACRVW, encoded by the coding sequence ATGACCGGCTCCTGCCTGACCCTGGTACCCACGTCATCCATCATCGCGCCGCGGCGCCGGGCGCTGCGCCTCTCCTTGTCCACCACTAGTGCCGCCTTGGTGGCTGCTGCCTGCATCTCAGGAGCGTTTCTGTTGGCGCCTGAGCAGCCTGAGCAGCAGGCCTCGATTTGCCAGCGCCACAACTCCGCTATCGCCTGCCGCGTTTGGTGA